The following are encoded in a window of Rhizobium sp. WYJ-E13 genomic DNA:
- a CDS encoding lytic transglycosylase domain-containing protein: MRMTKLILAAAAAMGVLHAVPAFAQGAQCGNTSAGFEAWVADFKQTAAANGVSQSVLSRAFANVSYNKPTISADRGQKSFKLSFDAFMKKRGGAAIISRGRSMKAANQALFASIERRFGVPAGPLIAIWGMETGFGSYMGNQHTMSAVSTLAYDCRRSEYFTDQLYAALQLVSEGYLSPQARGAAHGEIGQTQFLPRNVVRYGADGDGDGRIDMVGSRADALASTANFLKGHGWRAGAGYQPGEPNFVAIQGWNAATVYQQAIAYIGQQIDGN, from the coding sequence ATGCGCATGACAAAATTGATTCTGGCGGCCGCCGCGGCAATGGGCGTCCTCCATGCCGTACCGGCGTTCGCGCAAGGAGCCCAGTGCGGTAACACCAGTGCCGGTTTCGAAGCCTGGGTTGCCGATTTCAAACAGACGGCGGCAGCCAATGGTGTGAGCCAGTCCGTCCTCAGCCGCGCCTTCGCCAATGTCAGCTACAACAAGCCGACGATTTCGGCCGACCGCGGCCAGAAGAGCTTCAAACTATCCTTCGATGCTTTCATGAAGAAGCGCGGCGGCGCCGCCATCATCTCTCGCGGACGGTCGATGAAAGCCGCCAACCAGGCTCTTTTCGCCTCGATCGAGCGCCGCTTCGGCGTTCCGGCCGGTCCGCTGATCGCCATCTGGGGCATGGAAACCGGCTTCGGCAGCTATATGGGCAACCAGCATACGATGTCCGCAGTCTCTACCCTCGCCTATGATTGCCGCCGCTCGGAATATTTCACAGACCAGCTTTATGCAGCATTGCAGCTCGTTTCGGAAGGCTATCTCAGCCCGCAAGCCCGAGGTGCTGCCCATGGCGAAATCGGCCAGACGCAATTCCTGCCACGCAACGTGGTGCGTTACGGCGCTGACGGTGACGGTGACGGCCGCATCGACATGGTCGGTTCCCGCGCCGACGCGCTGGCCTCGACCGCCAATTTTCTCAAGGGCCATGGCTGGCGTGCCGGCGCCGGCTACCAGCCGGGCGAACCGAACTTCGTCGCCATCCAGGGCTGGAACGCCGCAACGGTCTATCAGCAGGCGATCGCCTATATCGGCCAGCAGATCGACGGCAATTGA
- the pdxY gene encoding pyridoxal kinase PdxY → MSENAAGAVIVISSHVVRGSVGNRAAVFALETLGHQVWALPTIVLPWHPGHGRSTRLTFAEADFEAAIDDLIRAPWIGEVKAVLSGYFGNAAQARSVAKLVASLREKNPELLYVCDPVMGDLGGLYVPEATAEAIRDHLIPLASLATPNRYELAWLSGAALDDNSAVMEAALALGPSRMLVTSAVPMMAGGTGNLYLSGKHALLAEHRVVENPPNGLGDLLAALFLSRLLSGMEDEKALQLATASVFEVLARAVKRGSNELMLASDASSLLTPMAMVQMRHLVHPAQRRKK, encoded by the coding sequence ATGTCGGAAAACGCAGCAGGCGCAGTCATCGTCATTTCCAGCCATGTCGTGCGCGGGTCGGTCGGAAACCGCGCTGCGGTCTTCGCGCTGGAAACGCTCGGCCATCAGGTCTGGGCACTGCCGACGATCGTGCTACCCTGGCACCCCGGTCACGGCCGCTCGACACGACTCACTTTCGCCGAAGCCGATTTCGAGGCAGCGATCGACGATCTCATTCGCGCGCCGTGGATCGGCGAGGTCAAGGCCGTCCTATCCGGCTATTTCGGCAATGCGGCTCAGGCCCGCTCTGTTGCGAAACTCGTTGCATCCTTGCGTGAGAAGAACCCGGAGCTGCTCTATGTCTGCGATCCGGTCATGGGTGATCTCGGCGGCCTCTACGTACCGGAAGCAACGGCCGAAGCGATCCGTGACCACTTGATACCGCTTGCCTCGCTCGCAACGCCGAACCGCTACGAGCTTGCCTGGCTTTCGGGCGCTGCGCTTGATGATAATAGTGCGGTCATGGAAGCTGCACTTGCGCTCGGTCCGTCGCGCATGCTGGTCACGTCGGCGGTGCCGATGATGGCGGGCGGCACCGGTAACCTCTATCTCTCCGGGAAACATGCCCTGCTTGCCGAACATCGTGTCGTCGAGAATCCGCCGAACGGTCTCGGGGATTTGCTCGCGGCTCTCTTCCTGTCCCGCCTGCTCTCGGGAATGGAGGACGAAAAGGCGCTGCAACTGGCGACCGCCAGCGTATTCGAAGTGCTGGCGCGCGCCGTCAAGCGCGGCAGCAATGAGCTGATGCTGGCAAGCGATGCCTCCAGCCTTTTGACGCCTATGGCAATGGTGCAGATGCGTCACCTCGTCCATCCTGCCCAACGGCGGAAAAAATAG
- a CDS encoding carbonic anhydrase, producing the protein MMSFPNSLLAGYRNFMSGRYADARDRYRQLAENGQNPTTLVIACSDSRAAPELIFDAGPGELFVIRNVANMVPPFEPDGHFHSTSAALEFAVQALKVKNIVVMGHGRCGGIRAALDPDAEPLSPGDFIGRWMSLVRPAAEQIGSNDVMTPAERQTALERVSIRNSISNLRTFPEIKALEEEGKLELHGAWFDISTGELWVMDSESLDFIRPEIGG; encoded by the coding sequence ATGATGAGCTTTCCCAACTCCCTTCTGGCTGGTTATCGCAACTTCATGAGCGGACGATATGCCGATGCCCGCGATCGGTATCGGCAGCTTGCGGAAAACGGGCAAAACCCGACGACGCTCGTCATTGCCTGTAGCGACTCGCGCGCGGCCCCCGAACTGATCTTCGATGCAGGGCCCGGTGAACTCTTCGTTATCCGCAACGTTGCCAACATGGTTCCGCCTTTTGAACCGGACGGCCATTTTCATTCTACGTCGGCAGCACTCGAATTCGCTGTGCAGGCCCTGAAGGTCAAGAATATCGTCGTCATGGGTCATGGCCGCTGCGGCGGCATTCGTGCAGCACTCGATCCTGATGCCGAGCCTTTGTCGCCGGGCGATTTCATCGGTCGCTGGATGTCGCTCGTCCGCCCGGCCGCCGAACAGATCGGCAGCAACGACGTCATGACGCCGGCCGAGCGGCAGACCGCGCTGGAGCGGGTCTCCATCCGCAACTCGATCAGTAATCTCAGGACTTTTCCCGAGATCAAGGCGCTCGAGGAAGAAGGCAAGCTGGAGCTTCATGGCGCCTGGTTCGATATTTCGACCGGCGAGCTCTGGGTGATGGATTCTGAGTCACTCGACTTCATCCGTCCCGAAATCGGGGGATAG
- a CDS encoding NAD-glutamate dehydrogenase — protein sequence MAARNNPKREKQIESARKIAAATGEPHLDPEILFGRASGDDLELYTPEMLALSAVHSAAELAAWNGKMPRVSIDTIADVTPDGVAVSILSVTDHNKPFLYESVMGEVTSTHRDIYMAVHPILIMEDGKAPKLYSADVPSDPAKRVSHIQLHISPLAASQAADLIKRIKAVLEQVELAVSDWKPMLSRVDEVITELSNYNASRKKADRDEAVAFLTWLHDENFTFLGMRDYVYSGKGPDAKVERDKGTGLGILSNPEVLVLRTGKDAVTTTPEILAFLDGPDFLIVTKANVKSTVHRRAYMDYVGVKRFDAQGNVTGELRIVGLFTSTAYTSSATEIPLLRSKIEKVKEHFGFDPMSHSGRMLDNTLESYPRDDLFQIDTTLLASFAEQINDLVDRPRVRALPRVDHFDRFVSVIVFVPREEYDSIVRERIGTYLKTVYDGRVSAYYPAFPEGGVARVHFIIGRSGGKTPRIPQAKLEETIRQITARWDSRFEMLAGPKAPKLSVSNAFQEAFTPDEAVGDLPDIAACAAGEPIRIEFYYRQDDERGRILSLKIFHSGEQLPLSRRVPLLENLGFNVLSERTFDIEVPAADGAINIIVLHDMELEARSGADIDLARFGAPLEEAFVAAFSDTIDNDSFNRLILSAGLSAREVNVLRAYARYLRQAGIAYSQDYIATTLDKYPAITASIFRLFHDTLDTKLSEKARIKKLAELHQAIETELANVPSLDDDRILRRYINIVDATLRTNYFQRNADGTPKAMLAFKLDPHLVDGLPEPKPFREIFVYGVEVEGVHLRFGRVARGGLRWSDRAEDYRTEVLGLVKAQQVKNAVIVPVGAKGGFYPKKLPVGGSREEIFNAGREAYKTYIRTLLSITDNISGADIIPPDNTVRLDGDDPYFVVAADKGTATFSDTANALAQEAGFWLDDAFASGGSAGYDHKKMGITARGAWETVKRHFREMDIDIQTTPFTVAGVGDMSGDVFGNGMLLSPKIRLVAAFDHRDIVIDPDPDMEKTLRERQRLFNLPRSSWQDFDKSMLSKGAMIISRSAKSVTLTPEAVAAIGIDKAVATPFEIMTAILKSPVDLLWFGGIGTYVKAASETDAEVGDRANDPIRITADEVRAKVIGEGANLGVTQKGRIAYGLKGGRSNSDAIDNSAGVNTSDVEVNIKIALANAMHEQRLSRAKRDQLLGSMTDEVAGLVLRNNYLQSLAISLTSRKGTANGLELGRFMSVLEAAGQLNRKVETLPDDASLSERYTAGRPLTRPEIGVLLSYAKIVLFDALIASELPDDPYFVSTLFNYFPAKMQKSNASDIDTHRLKREIVATVLANEAINRGGPSFAVSMMDATAASASEVVRAAIVARDGFDLNRLWAETDALDNKVSGEVQNRIYEEITNSFTVLTRLLLKTGMTRGGMAEIISRLQAALKKLKPAFAEQAATEVSARQQEYQQSGLPEKLAAEIAALPTLALVPEIMQIAERTDEALPRAAENYFAVTRTFRVGRLLAAGNRIITSDHYENLALARSIDQIASARRDIVISALSDHGKEKQPVQAWHAQDRIRINRIVEELASLSDGADPNLARITVAAGILTDLARDRAR from the coding sequence ATGGCTGCCAGAAACAATCCGAAACGGGAAAAGCAGATCGAAAGCGCGCGCAAAATCGCGGCTGCGACTGGCGAACCTCATCTCGATCCCGAAATCCTCTTCGGCAGGGCCAGCGGCGACGATCTCGAACTCTATACGCCGGAAATGCTGGCGCTATCAGCCGTGCACTCGGCGGCCGAACTCGCCGCCTGGAACGGCAAGATGCCGCGTGTCAGCATCGATACGATCGCCGACGTCACCCCCGATGGCGTCGCGGTCTCCATTCTCTCGGTGACGGATCACAACAAGCCTTTCCTCTACGAATCCGTGATGGGCGAGGTGACCAGCACCCATCGCGACATCTACATGGCGGTTCACCCGATCCTGATCATGGAAGACGGCAAGGCTCCGAAACTTTACTCCGCTGATGTGCCGAGCGATCCGGCAAAGCGGGTCAGCCATATCCAGCTTCATATCTCGCCGCTCGCCGCCTCTCAGGCCGCCGATCTCATCAAGCGCATCAAGGCAGTGCTCGAGCAGGTGGAGCTGGCCGTTTCCGACTGGAAGCCGATGCTGTCGCGCGTCGACGAGGTGATCACGGAGCTTTCGAACTACAATGCCAGCCGCAAGAAAGCCGATCGTGATGAGGCAGTCGCCTTTCTGACCTGGCTGCACGACGAGAATTTCACCTTCCTCGGCATGCGCGATTACGTCTATTCCGGAAAGGGACCGGATGCGAAGGTTGAACGCGACAAGGGAACGGGCCTCGGCATTCTCTCCAACCCCGAAGTTCTGGTTCTGCGCACTGGCAAGGACGCGGTGACGACGACACCCGAGATCCTCGCCTTCCTCGATGGCCCGGACTTCCTGATCGTCACCAAAGCCAATGTGAAGTCCACGGTCCATCGCCGCGCTTACATGGACTATGTCGGCGTCAAACGTTTCGACGCACAGGGCAACGTGACAGGAGAGCTGCGTATCGTCGGCCTCTTCACCTCGACCGCCTATACCTCGTCCGCTACCGAAATCCCGCTGTTGCGCTCCAAGATCGAAAAAGTGAAGGAGCATTTCGGCTTCGACCCGATGAGCCATTCGGGCCGTATGCTCGACAACACGCTTGAATCCTACCCGCGCGACGATCTTTTCCAGATCGATACCACGCTGCTTGCGAGCTTCGCCGAGCAGATCAACGATCTAGTCGATCGCCCGCGCGTTCGCGCCCTACCGCGCGTCGACCATTTCGACCGCTTCGTTTCTGTCATCGTCTTCGTACCGCGCGAAGAATATGATTCGATCGTGCGCGAACGCATCGGTACCTATTTGAAGACCGTCTATGACGGCCGCGTTTCCGCTTATTACCCCGCCTTCCCGGAAGGTGGCGTGGCGCGCGTGCACTTCATCATCGGTCGTTCCGGCGGTAAGACGCCACGCATCCCTCAAGCCAAGCTCGAGGAGACGATCCGCCAGATCACCGCGCGCTGGGACAGCCGCTTCGAGATGCTCGCCGGCCCCAAGGCGCCGAAGCTCAGCGTCAGCAACGCCTTCCAGGAAGCCTTCACGCCGGATGAAGCGGTCGGCGATCTGCCCGACATCGCCGCATGCGCAGCCGGCGAGCCGATCCGCATCGAATTCTACTATCGCCAGGACGATGAACGCGGCCGCATCCTGTCGCTGAAGATCTTCCATAGCGGCGAGCAACTGCCGCTGTCGCGCCGCGTGCCTCTACTCGAAAACCTCGGCTTCAACGTCCTGAGCGAACGGACCTTTGATATCGAAGTTCCGGCCGCCGACGGCGCCATCAACATCATCGTGCTGCACGACATGGAACTCGAGGCCCGCAGCGGTGCGGACATCGACCTCGCACGTTTTGGCGCACCGCTCGAAGAGGCTTTCGTCGCAGCCTTCAGCGACACGATTGACAATGACAGCTTCAACCGGCTGATCCTGTCGGCCGGCCTCTCGGCCCGCGAGGTGAACGTACTGCGCGCCTATGCGCGCTATCTGCGCCAGGCTGGCATCGCCTATTCGCAGGACTATATCGCAACCACCCTCGACAAATATCCTGCCATCACCGCCTCGATCTTCCGGCTGTTCCACGACACGCTCGATACGAAGCTGTCGGAAAAGGCTCGTATCAAGAAGCTCGCCGAACTGCATCAGGCAATCGAAACCGAGCTTGCCAACGTGCCGAGCCTGGATGACGACCGTATCCTACGCCGCTACATCAATATCGTCGATGCGACGCTGCGCACCAATTATTTCCAGCGCAATGCCGATGGAACACCGAAGGCGATGCTCGCCTTCAAGCTCGACCCGCATCTGGTCGATGGCCTGCCGGAACCGAAGCCTTTCCGTGAAATCTTCGTTTATGGCGTCGAGGTAGAAGGCGTGCATCTGCGCTTTGGCCGCGTTGCCCGCGGCGGCCTGCGCTGGTCGGACCGCGCCGAAGATTACCGTACCGAAGTGCTGGGTCTCGTGAAGGCGCAGCAGGTCAAAAATGCCGTGATCGTGCCTGTCGGCGCCAAGGGCGGTTTCTATCCCAAGAAACTGCCGGTCGGCGGCAGCCGCGAGGAAATCTTCAATGCGGGTCGTGAAGCTTACAAGACCTATATCCGCACGCTGCTTTCCATCACCGACAACATCTCCGGTGCCGATATCATCCCGCCTGATAATACGGTGCGGCTCGATGGCGACGACCCCTACTTCGTCGTCGCGGCCGACAAGGGCACGGCAACCTTCTCAGACACCGCCAATGCGCTTGCTCAGGAGGCCGGTTTCTGGCTGGACGATGCCTTCGCCTCAGGTGGCTCGGCAGGCTACGACCACAAAAAGATGGGCATCACCGCGCGTGGTGCCTGGGAAACGGTGAAGCGCCACTTCCGCGAGATGGACATCGATATCCAGACGACGCCCTTTACGGTAGCTGGCGTCGGCGACATGTCCGGTGACGTCTTCGGCAACGGCATGTTGCTCTCGCCGAAGATCAGGCTGGTCGCCGCTTTCGATCACCGCGATATCGTCATCGACCCCGATCCCGATATGGAAAAGACGCTTCGCGAGCGCCAGCGCCTCTTCAATCTTCCGCGCTCGAGCTGGCAGGACTTCGACAAGTCCATGCTCTCGAAAGGCGCCATGATCATCTCGCGCTCGGCAAAGTCGGTTACGCTGACGCCGGAGGCTGTGGCGGCAATCGGCATCGACAAGGCGGTCGCCACGCCCTTCGAGATCATGACGGCGATCCTGAAGAGCCCGGTCGACCTGCTCTGGTTTGGCGGCATCGGCACTTACGTGAAGGCAGCGTCGGAAACTGATGCGGAAGTGGGCGATCGCGCCAACGACCCGATCCGCATTACGGCCGACGAAGTACGCGCCAAGGTAATCGGCGAGGGCGCCAATCTTGGCGTTACGCAGAAGGGCCGCATTGCCTATGGCCTGAAGGGTGGACGCAGCAATTCGGATGCTATCGACAACTCTGCAGGCGTCAACACGTCGGACGTCGAGGTCAATATCAAGATCGCGCTGGCAAACGCCATGCATGAACAGCGCCTCAGTCGGGCGAAACGCGACCAGCTTCTCGGCAGTATGACCGATGAAGTGGCCGGCCTCGTGCTGCGCAACAACTACCTGCAGTCCCTCGCAATCTCGCTGACATCTCGCAAGGGAACGGCAAACGGCCTGGAACTCGGCCGTTTCATGAGCGTGCTGGAAGCGGCCGGCCAGCTGAACCGCAAGGTCGAGACGCTTCCCGACGACGCCTCGCTGTCCGAACGCTACACGGCCGGACGGCCGCTGACGCGCCCCGAGATCGGCGTGCTGCTCTCCTATGCCAAGATCGTGCTCTTCGACGCGCTGATCGCCAGTGAATTACCTGATGACCCTTATTTCGTCAGCACGCTCTTCAACTACTTCCCGGCCAAGATGCAGAAGTCGAACGCATCCGACATCGACACTCACCGGCTGAAGCGGGAAATCGTCGCGACTGTCCTCGCAAATGAGGCGATCAACCGCGGCGGGCCGAGCTTTGCCGTGAGCATGATGGATGCCACAGCGGCCTCTGCCTCTGAGGTGGTGCGCGCTGCGATCGTCGCCCGTGATGGCTTTGATCTCAACCGGCTATGGGCCGAAACAGATGCCCTGGACAACAAGGTTTCCGGCGAGGTCCAGAACCGGATTTACGAGGAAATCACCAATAGCTTCACCGTGCTGACACGTCTGCTGCTGAAGACCGGCATGACTCGAGGCGGTATGGCTGAAATCATTAGCCGGCTGCAGGCTGCCCTGAAAAAACTCAAACCTGCCTTTGCCGAGCAGGCGGCAACCGAAGTCTCAGCGCGCCAGCAGGAGTACCAGCAGTCCGGCCTGCCGGAAAAACTGGCCGCCGAAATTGCAGCCCTGCCGACCCTCGCCCTCGTGCCGGAAATAATGCAGATCGCTGAACGGACCGACGAGGCGCTGCCGCGTGCAGCCGAAAACTACTTTGCCGTCACCCGAACCTTCCGTGTCGGGCGGCTGCTTGCCGCGGGTAACCGCATCATCACCTCCGACCATTACGAAAACCTCGCCCTTGCCCGCAGCATCGACCAGATCGCCAGCGCCCGTCGCGATATTGTGATCTCCGCACTTTCCGATCACGGCAAGGAAAAGCAGCCGGTCCAGGCCTGGCATGCGCAGGACAGGATCCGCATCAACCGTATCGTCGAGGAACTTGCGAGCCTCAGTGATGGCGCAGATCCGAACCTCGCCCGCATCACTGTTGCCGCGGGCATCCTGACCGACCTTGCGCGCGACCGGGCGAGATGA
- a CDS encoding MFS transporter, which yields MADVASVDGVKAGPMTGEEKKVIFASSLGTVFEWYDFYLYGSLATYIGATYFTQYPEATRNIFTLLAFAAGFLVRPFGALVFGRLGDLVGRKYTFLVTILIMGMSTFLVGILPGAASIGIAAPIILIGLRLLQGLALGGEYGGAATYVAEHAPNGRRGYFTSWIQTTATLGLFLSLIVIVTVQSIMGSTAFAAWGWRIPFLVSVVLLGISVWIRLKMNESPAFQRMKAEGKGSKAPLTEAFGQWKNAKIALIALLGATMGQAVIWYGGQFYALFFLQNVLKVDLLSANIMVAIALFLGTPFFVIFGGLSDRIGRKPIIMAGLLIAAVTYFPLFKAMTYTANPALYEAQATIRATVTADPADCKFQFNPTGTSKFTSSCDIATAFLTKNSVPYDVVAGPAGQPAIVKVGDETITGYDAVAAGADAAKTNAAFEKGVNLALHDAGYPLKRGAAKVADAKLDAFIAANPELTLNADAIRAGQKETLPVDKLVAGKLLTADEAKSVTDMAVYTIPGGGSFAMAADPARVNWVGTIAILFVLVFYVTMVYGPIAALLVELFPTRIRYTGMSLPYHIGNGWFGGLLPATAFAMSAAAGNIYYGLWYPIVFAAITLVIGMLFLPETKNRDIHALD from the coding sequence ATGGCAGATGTCGCAAGCGTCGACGGTGTGAAAGCCGGCCCGATGACAGGCGAGGAGAAGAAAGTCATCTTCGCCTCGTCGCTCGGCACGGTTTTCGAATGGTATGACTTCTATCTTTACGGTTCGCTCGCCACCTATATCGGTGCGACCTATTTCACCCAGTATCCGGAAGCGACGCGTAACATCTTCACGCTGCTCGCCTTCGCTGCGGGCTTCCTGGTGCGTCCGTTCGGCGCACTGGTCTTCGGCCGCCTCGGCGATCTCGTCGGTCGCAAATACACCTTCCTGGTGACCATTCTCATCATGGGCATGTCGACCTTCCTGGTCGGCATCCTGCCGGGGGCTGCTTCCATCGGCATTGCTGCTCCGATCATCCTGATCGGCCTGCGCCTGCTGCAGGGCCTGGCTCTCGGCGGCGAATATGGCGGTGCGGCCACTTACGTTGCCGAACATGCTCCAAACGGTCGCCGCGGCTACTTTACGTCCTGGATCCAGACGACGGCAACACTCGGTCTCTTCCTGTCGCTGATCGTCATCGTCACGGTCCAGTCGATCATGGGCTCGACCGCCTTTGCCGCCTGGGGCTGGCGCATTCCGTTCCTCGTTTCGGTCGTCCTGCTCGGTATTTCCGTCTGGATCCGGTTGAAGATGAACGAGTCGCCCGCCTTCCAGCGCATGAAGGCGGAAGGCAAGGGATCGAAGGCGCCGCTGACGGAAGCATTCGGTCAGTGGAAGAATGCCAAGATCGCGCTGATCGCGCTTCTCGGCGCCACCATGGGCCAGGCGGTCATCTGGTACGGCGGTCAGTTCTACGCTCTGTTCTTCCTGCAGAACGTGCTGAAGGTCGATCTGCTGTCGGCCAACATCATGGTCGCTATCGCCCTCTTCCTCGGCACGCCGTTCTTCGTCATCTTCGGCGGACTGTCGGACAGGATCGGCCGCAAGCCGATCATCATGGCGGGTCTGCTGATTGCAGCGGTCACCTATTTCCCGCTGTTCAAGGCGATGACTTATACGGCAAATCCGGCTCTCTATGAGGCGCAGGCGACGATTCGGGCAACGGTGACGGCCGATCCGGCGGATTGCAAGTTCCAGTTCAATCCGACTGGTACTTCCAAGTTCACCAGTTCCTGCGATATCGCAACGGCGTTCCTGACCAAGAACTCGGTGCCTTATGACGTGGTGGCGGGTCCAGCCGGCCAGCCGGCAATCGTAAAGGTCGGTGACGAAACGATCACCGGTTACGACGCCGTTGCTGCCGGTGCCGATGCCGCCAAGACCAATGCAGCCTTCGAAAAGGGTGTCAATCTTGCCCTTCATGATGCTGGCTATCCGCTGAAGCGCGGTGCTGCCAAGGTTGCCGATGCCAAGCTCGATGCTTTCATTGCCGCCAATCCGGAACTCACCCTCAATGCCGATGCGATACGTGCCGGCCAGAAGGAAACGCTACCGGTCGACAAACTCGTTGCCGGCAAGCTGCTGACGGCGGATGAAGCAAAAAGCGTGACGGACATGGCCGTCTACACGATCCCTGGCGGTGGTTCGTTTGCGATGGCAGCCGACCCTGCCCGCGTCAACTGGGTTGGTACGATCGCTATCCTGTTCGTGCTCGTGTTCTACGTGACGATGGTCTACGGCCCGATCGCGGCCCTACTGGTCGAACTCTTCCCGACCCGCATTCGCTATACCGGCATGTCGCTGCCCTATCATATCGGCAATGGCTGGTTCGGCGGCCTGCTGCCTGCTACGGCCTTCGCGATGAGTGCCGCTGCCGGCAACATTTATTATGGCCTCTGGTATCCGATCGTCTTCGCAGCGATCACGCTGGTCATCGGCATGCTGTTCCTGCCGGAAACCAAGAACCGGGATATTCATGCGCTGGATTAA
- a CDS encoding aspartate-semialdehyde dehydrogenase — MGFKVAVAGATGNVGREMLNILSERGFPADEVVALASSRSQGLEVSYGDRTLKVSNLENYDFSDTDICLMSAGGEVSKRVSPKIGQQGCVVIDNSSAWRYDADVPLIVPEVNPDAISLFTKRNIIANPNCSTAQLVVALKPLHDFAKIKRVVVSTYQSVSGAGKDGMDELFNQTRAVFVADPIENKKFTKRIAFNVIPHIDTFMEDGYTKEEWKVLAETKKMLDPKIKVTCTAVRVPVFIGHSESVNIEFENEITADQARDILRDAPGCLVIDKHEDGGYITPYESAGEDATFISRIREDATVENGLNIWVVSDNLRKGAALNAIQIAELLVNRGLVKPRKQAA; from the coding sequence ATGGGTTTCAAAGTTGCAGTTGCCGGAGCCACCGGAAATGTCGGGCGGGAAATGCTCAACATTCTCTCCGAGCGCGGTTTCCCGGCCGATGAAGTCGTAGCACTCGCCTCCTCCCGCTCCCAGGGCCTCGAGGTTTCCTACGGCGATCGGACACTGAAGGTCTCCAATCTGGAGAACTACGATTTCTCCGACACCGATATCTGCCTGATGTCGGCCGGCGGCGAGGTTTCCAAGCGCGTCTCCCCGAAGATCGGCCAGCAGGGCTGCGTCGTCATCGACAATTCCTCGGCATGGCGCTACGACGCCGACGTGCCGCTGATCGTTCCGGAAGTAAATCCGGACGCGATTTCGCTCTTCACAAAGCGTAACATCATTGCCAACCCGAATTGCTCGACCGCCCAGCTCGTCGTCGCGCTGAAGCCGCTGCATGACTTCGCCAAGATCAAGCGCGTCGTCGTCTCGACTTACCAGTCGGTTTCCGGCGCCGGCAAGGACGGCATGGACGAGCTCTTCAACCAGACACGCGCCGTCTTCGTCGCCGATCCGATCGAGAACAAGAAGTTCACCAAGCGAATCGCCTTCAACGTCATCCCGCACATCGACACCTTCATGGAAGATGGCTACACGAAGGAAGAGTGGAAGGTTCTGGCTGAAACGAAGAAGATGCTGGACCCGAAGATCAAGGTGACCTGCACTGCGGTGCGCGTTCCCGTCTTCATCGGCCATTCGGAATCGGTCAACATCGAATTCGAAAACGAGATCACGGCCGACCAGGCCCGCGATATCCTGCGCGATGCGCCGGGTTGCCTTGTCATCGACAAGCACGAGGATGGCGGCTACATCACGCCTTACGAATCTGCCGGCGAGGACGCGACCTTCATTTCGCGCATCCGTGAAGATGCCACCGTCGAAAACGGCCTCAACATCTGGGTGGTCTCCGACAACCTGCGCAAGGGTGCAGCTCTCAACGCCATCCAGATCGCCGAACTGCTCGTCAATCGGGGTCTCGTCAAGCCGCGCAAGCAAGCAGCCTGA